The Sminthopsis crassicaudata isolate SCR6 chromosome 5, ASM4859323v1, whole genome shotgun sequence genome contains the following window.
AAGTAAGCTAAATAATCTTTTGAATGAGAAATATACGGCCCTGACAGCTAACCATTTCTTCCCCCAATCCCTTCTCAGTGTCTACATTCCCTGCCCAACTTTGCTTACTCAAGACCAAGCTGAGCCACCTCATTGAAGCTACAGAGCCCAACTTTGGAGAAGCTGTCCTGATAGCACTCCATGCCGATGGCGGCCAACCAGGCCTGGGGGGTTTCCAATGAGGAGAAGTCCAAGGTCACAGGACTCAATAGGATCTGTGATGGTCTGGTGGGAGAAGGGATTAGGCTGTTCAAGGGCTTCAGGTTCAAAGTTCATGAGCAACTTCCATACCATGTGCCACCTAGAATTTTTGCCTCTCCCACTGATAACCCATGTCTTCTACTTTGTTCTCCCTAGCCCTCTCTAGTTTCCCCCGACCTTCCCCTATGGACTCCGCCAGCCTGTAGCATCTCGGGCTTGCGGATCATCTTGTCCAAGGCAGCCACCAGCTGGTCAAACTGAGGCCGCTGGGCAGAATCCTGTTGCCAGGTATCCAGCATCAGCAGGTGCAGTCCAGTGGGGCAGCCTGGAGGTGGAGGAAGCCGGAATTCCTGCTCTATAGCGTTCAGCacctaagagaaaaaaatacagaaagttagagaatcaaagaatttcagacTGTGGGGCAGTTCTTCAGAATGATATAGTACAAGCTGAATAGGAATTCTCTTCACCGGCTCATTAATATCCAGCCTCTACCTGGACACCTGCAGAATGGGAGGAACCCACTACTTCCCAGTcaacccatttcacttttggatagctctaattgttagaaagttatCCCTTCTAGCAACCCTAAATTGGTCTCTgtaatttccctttgtttctagttcttccaTTTGGGAGCCAAGAGCTTAGGCCTAAGGTCTTTTCCCACTAGTCAGCTCTTTAAATCCTTAAAGATAGCTGTGCTATCTCACAATTCTCTTCTCCATGCTAAAATCTCCCCTTCAGTCAATCACCATGTAACAATCTAGGGGGAATACCGAATGATAGTGAATTAAGGGACAGGAAAATGGCATTGGGCTTACATAGAAATGAGTATATGGAATCTATGGATTAAAGAGTGGCAGAGATGTGGGATGGGGTGGCTACTAGATTAGAAAGAATGGGAGGGAGTTTTGACATTCAGAGATTAAACCCCCACGCAGGAGCAGGGTAGATGTTCTTACCTCTTGGTCACTCATGTCCCAGTATGGGCGTTCCCCATAACTCATCACTTCCCACATTAGGATCCCAAAACTCCAGACATCACTGGCTGTTGTGAATTTTCCATGAGTTAGGACCTCAGGAGCTGCCCAGCGAAGTGGAGGTTGTAAACCCTGGGAAGTGGAGGGGAGACTTTGAAATTCTGGAATTCCCCAATTAGTGCCCTGGTTTCTTAGGCATTTATTCAGTCCTGCCTTACCAGGATTTCTTAATATCTCTCCCCGAATCTCCCAGTATATTTCCTCAATGCCAGCTCCCATACCCCTCTGCCCTTGGTAGCCATATGTAAACCCTTGTGAATTCCATGAGCTCCCAGTACAACACATGATAAACCTCTCCTTGTTTCTGTTCATAGTCTACAGACCCACCTGCAGAATGATGGTTTCCTGTGCACATGATCTCTTACCTGGCTGCTGTGACTCAGATAGCTGTGGCCATGGCTAAGGTGGGCCACTTTGCACACCAGGTGGCCATTGACCAGTACACTATGGGCAGTTAAAACCCTGTGTACAAAGCCACAGCTGGACAGGTACTGCATGGCTGCCGCCACACCCCGCTGCATAGCCACGAGCTGCAGATTACTGAACTGGCCCTCTTGTTGCTGAAGAGTAGAGAGCAGAAGTCAGCTAAAGGGCAGAGGGAAGAGATAAAAAGCTACTGACCAGAAGTCTGGTGAGACCAGCCATGGATCAGGGTTGGGATTAGAAAGCTGCCTTTGGGAGACGGGTAGATCAGAAaccaaggagagaaggaaagaaggagcagAAGAGCTGTAGGTACTTCTCCCAAGACAATGAGGGACCTCCCCATCCTAGTCCCCAAGactcttcttctttctcattgGATTTTACTGACCCTGAGGAAGCTGTCCAATGGGCCATTCTCCATAAGCTCGGTTAGCACCATGAGGGGTTGACTCTTGGTAACTACACCCTCAAGTCGAAGGACATTAGGATGATGGAACTGGCCCAGCACTGCAGCCCGGCCCAGGAAAGCACCACGCTGGCTTTCTACTCCACTGGCCCATAAAGTGTGAATGGCTACGGCTTGCTCCCGCCGTCCTCGAGGCTGCAACCAGCCTCTGCATACTTCACCAAAGGAGCCTGAGTGGCAAATGCACAAGGTCAGGTTGTGCCAAATTGGCACGGGGCAAAAAGATAAGAAACATCTCTAGGAAGGCAATTATTAGGGGTGTTTAATCATACCACCAGAACACCTTGGTACATGTGGACTGAGGGAAAGTAGAGCCTTAAGAAAGTCATCTTAACTCTGCTATTCCCTTCAGTTCTTTTGATACCTGGTCCAATGACCTCCTCAATCTTGACATATGCTGGATCTACCTCCCTGGTGAATTCTCTGATGGCCTGGCTAGGGTCTTCATATGTTGATGGATCAATGTAGTACTTCACTCCAAGTCCTATGGTTTGGGGTTAAAAAGGTTAAGATCCACCCATCCTAAAAACATAACATTCCAGGAAGCTCTTGTTGTTGGAGAGATCCATAATACATTTGCACTTGTAACCCCAATGCCtagtacagttcctggcacaaagtatgttcttaataaataaatgttgagaattgattaaagatttagaattggaatagATTTTAGAAGCCATCCAGTCTAATTCCTttattacagataaggagacagaCTGAGAGAAGTTAAGTTGTCCAGGATTATGAGCTTTCCCATCACCATTTCCCAGAGCCTCTGTTCTtcatcttccctccttccccaaatcCCACCAGTCCCTTTCCCGGCTCCATTTCATACCACTGGGGCTGGTGTATTGCTGTAGAGGCTCCGTGTATCCTGTCCGTTGACGTTTCCTGTGGACATAGACTAAGAAAATTGTAATATTTCCttacctccccctttccctccctggCTCTTTACCAACTATCAACTATAAAAGGGGCAGTTCTGTGAATGGTGATTCTCACATTTCCTCCCATCCTCCcacatatttttcttaaatcttgATATGGgcagagataaggaaaaagaggagCTATAACACTATACCCTTTGGGGTGGGGTAGAGGAGTATCCTTAGGCTGCCTTGGATCAGGGGTTGTGCTGAAGTCAAAGGGTGGGGAGATCAGGTGAAGGGACAAGGGAGAGTCATCACCTCTGGAAGATGAAGGCAAAGATGGTGATGGCTGCCAGCACGAGGAAGGCCAAAGCACCCAGGGCAGAACCAACCACCAATGGGAGCCTCTCCGGGATCAGATGGGACAACTCACCTGAGAGAAATACACCCAAGGATGACCCAGTAGCATCCACTACACACCCAATAACATGGGCCCACACCCAaagttgctcaaagtcacacCCAACAACTATGGAAAACACACAAACCGGGGGGAGTTGCACATGTCTACATTGTCCGAGGAAGGATGACATATCTATCCATTCATACATGGATCCATAAAGACACAACCATGAGGATCCAAGGGTTGTCCAAATTGTGTTTTTCCAAAAGACTTTCGCTAGCCAGAGATTTATCATCTTCTCATTGAAGGGGAGAGGACCAAAATTCTCTAAAGCCTTTCCTTCCCTAGACCCCCCTTCCCCAGATTTCAGATTCCCCTTACCTTGGCGGAGAGTCTGGAAATAGACTTTGCCCCCATAGGGGCCATGACCTGCTGCGCTTCGTGCCCGAACCTGGAAACCGTAGACATGACCAGGGCTCAACTGTGATACAGTGGCTGTGTTGGTCTCACTGGTCAGTATGGAGAAATGGGCCTCATCTTCTGCCTGGAAACAATAATCACTCTAACCCTGTGCTCAGCCTGACCTTATAATTAATCTCACTCTGAGCACCAAACTCAATTTAGACACAATAAACCTGGTGATAGCCCAAGTACATCCCATCCCACAAGGGTTAACTGTGCTCCCAGCCACTGTGTCCCCCTGAATAGCCtaacttctccctttccctcttttcttttccccacccTTTTttactattctctctctctgctaTTTCTATCTGTCCCTCCCCTTCCTACCCACCTGGTCATAGTACCGGAGCTGATAGTCCAGGATACGCCCATGCCGTTGGTCAGGCTGTGGCCAGGACACAGTGATGCTGTCAGATGCCCGGCTCACTTGGTGCAGCAGAGGAACTGCCGGGGGGACTAGGGGGAGGGTGTATCACTCAGGGGATGGCTGGGGGGACTAGGGAGAGTGGATTCCTTCAGGAGACTTGGGGTAACTTACATAGACTAGCAGATGATTGGGTGAGTGATATGGGTAAAGGAGTCTTAAGACCATTAGTGactcccctctctttcctcctcttccctccacatAATCTCCCTCATCCCCAGCCCCACAAATCGTTAGTTCTGACTAGGAGAATAAAACATTTTGCtccttatatatattttcattgttttcctttgtatagATCACTCTGCTTTATTAACAAGGATAAACTACATTCTTACTATactttaagctttacaaaatATTCTTACAACATCTTCATGAGATAGATAATTCAAGCATTATTATACCCAGtttttttacaggtgaagaaaaataaaagtcagaaaGGTTTTGCCGTGGGCACAGAGCTAGTAAAGTAGCAAAGCCAAGACCTGAATTTAGgtacttctgactccaaatccctGCTTTACCCACCTTATAACCAGTACCtttaattttccaatttctttctgaAGATAGCACTAAATCTGGAGAGTACAAGGAAGGAGGAAGTCCCATGACTTAGAACCAAAATAACTTACTCAAAATCAAGTCCACAAGAGGCATAAAGGCTGCTCCCTAAAGGTAGACAAACTAATAACTAAAATCTTCCAGAATCTAAGGAAAGGTTTGGAGATCTCACAAACTGGaagaacaaggggaaaaaatcactCCTACTTTGGGGAAAATTGGGATGAAGGGAAGATGACAGGTGGAAAAGTAAGTAGGAAAAGGACTAGGAAGGGAAGGTTATTGAGAATAGTAAGTTAGGAGAAGGGAGGCTCAGAGAATCAGAGGAGGGTCTCACCTTCATGGATGATGCTGACATTGATGGATGTGGTCTTTGGAGGGTCAAAGCTGAGCTTGGATACTCCATTGAAAGACTGCACCTCCAGGATGTAGGGCACATGGGCCTGTAGCCCTCCTACCAGCACTCGGCTTTCTGTTAGGCCTTGCTGGCGAGGGTCAAAGTACACCTCATCTCCACAGTGGTGACAAGCCCCACTCTCAGGACCCTGTTGGCCCCCACACTGTCTGCACACGATGTTGAAACCTACATCCCCTCGACCACCCAGGTCTTGGGGAAGTCGCCAGTAAAGCATCAGAGATGAGCCTTGTACTTCAAACCAAAGGTCTCGGGGAGCTGATGGAGGCCCTGGGGGAAAACACAGAAGAGGGCTTGTGGAAGCAGGACACCGTTTGGAGGGCTGGGAGGGACACAGAGTTGAAGGGATCTAAGTGGTATGGGCAGCATGCAGGAAAGGAATGAGATTAGATGTAATCAATGAGAAAGGAGTGGATGTAGGTTTGTGTAAAAGTATCAAAAGGGAAGAGGGTGAAGAAGCCCAATCATGAGGTATGAGGGAAGAGGGATCGGTAATTAGAAGGATAGAATGAGTGGACAGTGAATGacaattctttctctcctccttcactcctccctcccttccttccttcactccttcctcccttcctttcctcctccttcccctcctcctcctcttcttctttttcctcctctctgtctctatgtctctctatttttgctttctttctgtctctttctcccttttctctttctttcacccTCTCTtcatcctctcccttccctttccttatcATCACCAATTCCTACTTCCACTTACTTCCCTACCTCTTCCCTTGGTGTTAAATGACTCACCAGTGCAGGGAGCTTCAGGGGGGTCAGTGCTGGACCGATAGAAGCCACTGAGGCAGGGACATGTCGATGCACCAGGAATGTCACTGTGGCTTCGGGAGGGGCAGGATGAACAGGAATCTCCTCCAGCCACAGCCTTAAAGGAGCCTACGGGGCAGGCTGTGAGAGGCAGATAAGACAGTGAAGGCATTATTACAATTTTCTCCACATTCatcatctctctccttctctgacCCCCATCCTTTcaccctttttccttttttagcagAGAAAGTCTCCTCTGTGTGGCCCGACTTCCCTTCCCACTCAACCATATTCCCATGCCTTCAAACTGGTATAATGTTTCTCCTTTCCTAAAGCCCACAGTCAAGGGGCAGAACTACAGAGAGATCCCAGACATTCTATTACCCATCCCTATGAGTTTCTGTTGCTCTTGACATCTAACTCCTTCTctgtatttttccccttctgtcaGCCTGCCCCCTCCAACCCATTGTACTTAGCTCCTTCTTCCAGCCTCCCATTATAACTGTTTCTTATATTTACTGAGCTCTTTAAGCCATGCAAAAATATCTCGCGTATGCTATCTCATTAACCTCTCATCAGTCTCATGAGCTAGGTAAAACAAGTatcattaattccattttacaaatgaggaaatggagtctCCAGTAGCTAAATGTCAACTTCTAGGTCACAAAATCTTAGATTGCAAGCCCCTCTGATTTTAAATGTATTACTTTTTCCCAGTCATAGTCCTTCCTTCTACCACAAACATTAGAGGGAAAAAGTGATCCACATGTACCTACATCAACAAGGAAAAAGGGTACAAACCAGAGACAAAACTCATAGAATTTGGTCAATGGGATCCTATCTTTCATATTCTCACAATTCTTCAAAAGGCAAATGTACCCAACTTTGTCTCTTCACAGCCTTGAAGTTCTGGAAAGAGGCTGTGGGAGGTCTTAAAGGGCAGAATGGCAGGTAGTGGGTGAAGGTAATACTGGAATGGAATGCAGGGTGAGTTGATAAAAATGGGAGATTCAGAGGAATTTGTCTTGTCTCTGGGAGTGTATGGAATTGTTGGGGGATGATGGTAAACCTGAAGTTCTCATGTAGGTCAGTAATCCTAGGTATTTGGTGAATCCTGGAGAAGGGGATTATGTCTCACCTTGGCAGGCTCTGTCACCATTCGCAGGCTGGTACCCAGGGCGACAGTGGCAGCTTCCTACAGCCACCATCCACTCGCCTTCACCATTACAGTGAAGCCTAGGGGGATTACTGCCCACTCCATCATCCTCAGGCTCGGCCTGTGCCACACAGGTGCCCACTGCTTCCACCAGGGAAGCCCCTCCTGCCCCACTGGCTTGTGTCTCAGGAAAGGAAGCAAAGGCCTGAAGCACAGCAGGGCAGGAATAGGAAAATATCTTTACAACCACGAGGGCAAGGCAGGCCCCTGTGTCCTGGAAGGCCACATAGAAGCCGCGCTGAGTCAGTGGCCCAAAGCTTCTCTCTTTGACATTGAGCTGAAGCCCCGTCCCACCGGCCCAAGAGGAGGAAGAAGCGGAAGCAGGGAAGCTCTCATCTGCAGCAATTGTGTCCACCTTGGTCCAGGGCCCCAGATGCCAGGCTGATGCATGGCTGGGGTCATCAGGTTCTTCAGCCTGGCGGTAGTAGAGGGTAAAAGTCTCACGGCAGGTGCCTCCACCCACTCCCAGGCTGGTACATGCCCTCACAGAGAAGTGGAGCCGGATATGTGCCCGATGGGCCCCTTGCCGATCCACAAAATGGGTTTGTAGCCAGTTGTCCTGTCCAAGGCCTAGGCCCTCTGCTACATGGCATGCCTCAAATGTCCGGGTCAGGCGCTGCTGATTATCCAGGACACTGACCTCATCCCActgaaggaggggaggaaagagaagaagaggttCTTTAGCCTTGCAGCGTTTCTGGTAAAGTAGGAAAATAACTTGGCGTATACTCAGACCAGAATCTTTTTAATGCTCAAATTTAGCAGTATTGGAAGCAGGACAGGAAGGGACACAGCTAGTTCATTCTTTCATATAATGCAAAGTAGCATGCAGAAGGATATACTTTTTTTCCATCTTGCTCCTCCTTAACCTCTTCCCAGAAGGCATAGTTCTAAACCCCTGTACCTCTCCAGACCCCAAGAGATCTTCAGGGGAAAGATCCTTGAATAATCTGGAGATGTCCTGGTAATTGGGGAAATGGGACCAGGTGGTTAAGAGTAACTAGGCTGAATTCCAGATAGATAGAGCTAATCCTGGGTGAAGGGGTGGGAAGCACTTACCCCTCCTGGTGGGTAGGTGAGCCAACCAATCTCGGATGTCTCTCCCGTAGTATCCAGTAACACTTCTGCCAATGATAAGCAATCTCAAAGTCCCTAGTTCTCACTTCTACCCCAACGTGGCATCCCTATCACAGTCCCATCCAGCTTTGCTTCTTGAGAAGTTCTAACCATAGATCAACTTCCCCATTCATCATATACATCAAATTTTCTTACTTCTTTGTGAATTTCTTCATACCCTCATTTTCCTTTAAGATGTCCCCTTATCCCTGTTTTTAACTCCTGCTATAAGTACCAAGGCTTCTTCCTATTATCTTTGGGGAGAAGGATTATCTCTCTATCATCCTTTGTCCATCCCTCTTACCTTCAAGGGCTAAAGTTGGAGGTATAAAGAAGAGAATCCAGATCCACACCATATCCCCCACTTTGTCCCCAGGCTGAATGGCCCCTTTAATTGACATGGGGTATCTTCAGGGTTTTCACCATCATCCTAGCCAACATCTCGGCTTCCAGCTGGTTCTGTGGTACCCTCAGAACTGGGTTGTCTCTTATCCAAACTCACTCCCTAAGAGGAGACACAAAgcatggggagggggagaaaaagctACAATTCCCTGCTGTAGATCATAGACTTAATGAACTATTGTACTTATCAAGGCTCAAAATAGTTCCAAGTAGGTTCCAAGTAGGGTCTTAGTAGAGAGTGAGCTCACTTTCCACTGCCAAGGCAAACTCAGTCAAACTGGAAGAAAACTTGGATTTGCCTCCTTTTTCCTCGATCAGTCTTTTGGTTTGGACCCAAGGCTTAGTGTGCCCTATTTCTGTGCCTTTATTTCTTTCTACTCAGTGACATGGAATAAACCTTCTGACCCCATTCCTACTTTCCAAGGGCATAGGGGTGGGATCTCAGCTGATGCTATGCTCATCTGGAAGATTTGTTTTTGATTCTGCTTCTTTGTTGACTTTCACTCtattcttcccccaccccccaaccaCCTTTTGAAACCTAGAAGCTCCTTA
Protein-coding sequences here:
- the EPHB6 gene encoding ephrin type-B receptor 6 isoform X1 gives rise to the protein MSIKGAIQPGDKVGDMVWIWILFFIPPTLALEEVLLDTTGETSEIGWLTYPPGGWDEVSVLDNQQRLTRTFEACHVAEGLGLGQDNWLQTHFVDRQGAHRAHIRLHFSVRACTSLGVGGGTCRETFTLYYRQAEEPDDPSHASAWHLGPWTKVDTIAADESFPASASSSSWAGGTGLQLNVKERSFGPLTQRGFYVAFQDTGACLALVVVKIFSYSCPAVLQAFASFPETQASGAGGASLVEAVGTCVAQAEPEDDGVGSNPPRLHCNGEGEWMVAVGSCHCRPGYQPANGDRACQACPVGSFKAVAGGDSCSSCPSRSHSDIPGASTCPCLSGFYRSSTDPPEAPCTGPPSAPRDLWFEVQGSSLMLYWRLPQDLGGRGDVGFNIVCRQCGGQQGPESGACHHCGDEVYFDPRQQGLTESRVLVGGLQAHVPYILEVQSFNGVSKLSFDPPKTTSINVSIIHEVPPAVPLLHQVSRASDSITVSWPQPDQRHGRILDYQLRYYDQAEDEAHFSILTSETNTATVSQLSPGHVYGFQVRARSAAGHGPYGGKVYFQTLRQGELSHLIPERLPLVVGSALGALAFLVLAAITIFAFIFQRKRQRTGYTEPLQQYTSPSGLGVKYYIDPSTYEDPSQAIREFTREVDPAYVKIEEVIGPGSFGEVCRGWLQPRGRREQAVAIHTLWASGVESQRGAFLGRAAVLGQFHHPNVLRLEGVVTKSQPLMVLTELMENGPLDSFLRQQEGQFSNLQLVAMQRGVAAAMQYLSSCGFVHRVLTAHSVLVNGHLVCKVAHLSHGHSYLSHSSQGLQPPLRWAAPEVLTHGKFTTASDVWSFGILMWEVMSYGERPYWDMSDQEVLNAIEQEFRLPPPPGCPTGLHLLMLDTWQQDSAQRPQFDQLVAALDKMIRKPEMLQAGGVHRGRPSQILLSPVTLDFSSLETPQAWLAAIGMECYQDSFSKVGLCSFNEVAQLGLEDMPALGITLAGHQKKLLHNIHLLQQHLSQPGAVEV
- the EPHB6 gene encoding ephrin type-B receptor 6 isoform X2 — translated: MSIKGAIQPGDKVGDMVWIWILFFIPPTLALEEVLLDTTGETSEIGWLTYPPGGWDEVSVLDNQQRLTRTFEACHVAEGLGLGQDNWLQTHFVDRQGAHRAHIRLHFSVRACTSLGVGGGTCRETFTLYYRQAEEPDDPSHASAWHLGPWTKVDTIAADESFPASASSSSWAGGTGLQLNVKERSFGPLTQRGFYVAFQDTGACLALVVVKIFSYSCPAVLQAFASFPETQASGAGGASLVEAVGTCVAQAEPEDDGVGSNPPRLHCNGEGEWMVAVGSCHCRPGYQPANGDRACQACPVGSFKAVAGGDSCSSCPSRSHSDIPGASTCPCLSGFYRSSTDPPEAPCTGPPSAPRDLWFEVQGSSLMLYWRLPQDLGGRGDVGFNIVCRQCGGQQGPESGACHHCGDEVYFDPRQQGLTESRVLVGGLQAHVPYILEVQSFNGVSKLSFDPPKTTSINVSIIHEVPPAVPLLHQVSRASDSITVSWPQPDQRHGRILDYQLRYYDQVRARSAAGHGPYGGKVYFQTLRQGELSHLIPERLPLVVGSALGALAFLVLAAITIFAFIFQRKRQRTGYTEPLQQYTSPSGLGVKYYIDPSTYEDPSQAIREFTREVDPAYVKIEEVIGPGSFGEVCRGWLQPRGRREQAVAIHTLWASGVESQRGAFLGRAAVLGQFHHPNVLRLEGVVTKSQPLMVLTELMENGPLDSFLRQQEGQFSNLQLVAMQRGVAAAMQYLSSCGFVHRVLTAHSVLVNGHLVCKVAHLSHGHSYLSHSSQGLQPPLRWAAPEVLTHGKFTTASDVWSFGILMWEVMSYGERPYWDMSDQEVLNAIEQEFRLPPPPGCPTGLHLLMLDTWQQDSAQRPQFDQLVAALDKMIRKPEMLQAGGVHRGRPSQILLSPVTLDFSSLETPQAWLAAIGMECYQDSFSKVGLCSFNEVAQLGLEDMPALGITLAGHQKKLLHNIHLLQQHLSQPGAVEV